The Dietzia sp. ANT_WB102 region CGAGCCCCGCACACCGGGAGGCTGGGACTCGGCTCGGGGCGCCAACTAGGGTGAGGGCATGGCTGTCTATGCACTGGGAGACCTCGAGCCCGACATCGCACCTGATGCCTGGGTGCACCCCGACGCGGTGGTCATCGGCCGAGTGAGTCTCGGTGCCGGAGTCTCGGTGTGGCCCACCGCGGTCCTGCGCGGCGACTATGGCCGCATCGAGATCGGTGCCATGACCAACATCCAAGACGGAACGATCATCCACTGCACGGCCACCAACCCCACGATCATCGGCGGGTATTGCGTGGTGGGGCATAACGCGCACATCGAAGGAGCGACGATCGGCGACGGTGCACTCATATCGTCGGGCTCGATCGTTCTCAACGGCTCCGTGATCGGGGACGGGGCGGTTGTCGCCGCCGGCTGCTTGGTGCCCCCTCGATTCGTGCTTCCCGCCCGTCGGATGGCTTTGGGGACGCCGGCGAAGATCCGCGAGGGCTACGAGGTAGACCCGGCGATGCTCGACGGCAATGCGCAGATGTACCACGACAACGCGATGCGCTACCGCTCCGAGCTGCGCCGGCTCGACTGACCGGTGACGGACAGACACCTCCCGCCGACTCCTCTGACGGAACTGCTCGACCCCGGCTGGGCACGCGCCCTCGCGCCCGTCGAGGACCAGATCCACGCGATGGGCGACTTCCTTCGCGCCGAAAACGCAGCGGGGCGCGCCTACCTCCCCGCCGCGGACCGCGTCCTGCGGGCGTTCACCCAGTCCTTCGACGACGTGCGCGTGCTCATCGTGGGGCAGGACCCATATCCCACCCCCGGCCACCCGGTCGGCCTGAGCTTCGCAGTCGACGGCGACGTCCGGCCGCTTCCGCGAAGCCTGGTCAACATCTACCGAGAATATGCCGATGACCTGGGCATAGCCGCCCCCGAGCACGGTGACCTGGGGGCTTGGTCCCGCGCAGGGGTTCTGCTCCTCAACCGGGTGCTGACCGTCGCCCCCGGAAAGCCGGCATCCCACAGACGCAGGGGCTGGGAGCAGGTAACCCAACGAGCGATCGAGGCACTGGTCGAGCGGGACAGCCCGATGGTGGCGATTCTGTGGGGTCGAGAGGCGCAGTCACTCATTCCGACGCTGGGGACCACGCCTGTGATCGCCTCTCCGCATCCCTCACCCCTCTCAGCCTCTCGAGGATTCTTCGGCTCACGTCCGTTCAGCAGGGCCAATGAGGAGCTACGACGGCTCGGTGTCGAGCCGGTTGACTGGCGACTCCCTGCAGCGCCTTTACAGGTGTAGCGTGAGCCCTGGCGTCGATCTCGGGGTGCTCACGGGTTAGCCCCGGCCGAACTCGGGTGAACGCTTGGCGACAAACGCGTTCACGCCCTCGATGCCGTCCGCTGAGACGGCCAGGCGGGCTATCGAATCTCGTTCGGCATCGAGATGGTCCGACAACGTGGCGTCCTCGGAGGCGCGCAGCAATGCCTTCGCCGCGGCGAAGGACTCGCGCGGCCCGGCCGCGAGGCGTACCGCGAGGGCGCGGGCGGCATCGCGGACGTCGCCCTCGACGAACGTGGTGAGCAGGCCCAACTGATACGCCCGCGCGCCGTCCATCGGTTCATTGCCCAAGATGAACGCGCGCGCCACGGACTGGCCGACCGCGCGCGGCAGGCGCCACGACATCCCGCCGTCCGGGGACAGTCCGATGCCGGGGTAGGCCGCCAGCAGGCGAGTGTCGGGCCCGCCGATCGAAAAGTCGGCGGCCATAGCCAAAGAGGCGCCCGCCCCGGCGGCCCACCCGGACACTGCTGCGACGACCGGGACGGTCACCTCGTCCAGCATCCGGACGACCGCGTGCAACCGGTCTGCGAGCTCGCGCACGTGCTCCGCCCGGTCCTCGGCCGCCGCGAATCCCGGGACGTTACCGCCATTGCAGAAGTTCTTGCCCAGCCCCACCAACAGGACCGCCCCTGCATCGATATCCCCGGCAAGAAGCGAGCGCAATGCCGATCCTGCCTGGTCGACCGCGTCGGAATCGAGTGAGTTGCCTTTGCCCTCCAACGAGACCGGAAGGGTGAGGACCCCGTCCGTGAGAGTGACGAGCGGGGTGTCGGCGAAGTGTGAGGTCATCGTGGTGCTCCCGGGTCATGGCGGCCGGCTCGGCTAGTCGGACAGCTGTCGAGTGCTGAGGGTACTAGGCTTGGCCGCGCTGGCCGGGAAGGCGACCGCAGCGGCAAGCGACCTGTGAGGAGGGGTGATGACCCAGGAGTCGACACATGTCGAAGGCAGACCCTCGACTCTCGACGCGCACGGGTTACTCACCTGGGCCAGGCGGTGCGTCGAGCAACTCGCCGCGCATCGCGAGGAGATCAACGCCCTCAACGTCTTTCCGGTGCCAGACGCCGACACCGGCACGAACCTGTTGTACACAATGCGGGCCGCCGTGGACCGGGCCGAGGGCGAGGACGCGTGGATCACCGAGGGCGGCGGCACGGCGGGCGCCCGTGAGATCGCCGTCGCGCTCGGTCACGGGGCCGTGCACGGTGCCCGCGGGAACTCCGGGGTGATCCTGTCCCAGGTGCTGAGGGCGGTCGGCGAGGCTGCGACCTTCACCGTGGTCGACGCCTCCACCTACCGGCGCGCGCTGCGGACCGCGGTGACGCTCGTCGACCACGCGTTGAGCGAGCCGGTCGAGGGGACAATCGTGACGGTGCTCCGGGAAGCCGCGGCCGCAGCGGGCCGTTCCTCGGCGGCCTCGTTGGTCGAGGTGGCCCGCGCGGCCGCGGATGGCGGGGCCGAGGCACTCGATCGGACCACCTCACAGTTGCCTGCGCTGAGCAGGGCCGGTGTCGTTGACGCCGGGGGTCGCGGGCTGTTGGTCCTGCTGGACGCCATGGTCGAGGTGCTGGTGGGGGAGACCC contains the following coding sequences:
- a CDS encoding gamma carbonic anhydrase family protein encodes the protein MAVYALGDLEPDIAPDAWVHPDAVVIGRVSLGAGVSVWPTAVLRGDYGRIEIGAMTNIQDGTIIHCTATNPTIIGGYCVVGHNAHIEGATIGDGALISSGSIVLNGSVIGDGAVVAAGCLVPPRFVLPARRMALGTPAKIREGYEVDPAMLDGNAQMYHDNAMRYRSELRRLD
- a CDS encoding enoyl-CoA hydratase/isomerase family protein, which produces MTSHFADTPLVTLTDGVLTLPVSLEGKGNSLDSDAVDQAGSALRSLLAGDIDAGAVLLVGLGKNFCNGGNVPGFAAAEDRAEHVRELADRLHAVVRMLDEVTVPVVAAVSGWAAGAGASLAMAADFSIGGPDTRLLAAYPGIGLSPDGGMSWRLPRAVGQSVARAFILGNEPMDGARAYQLGLLTTFVEGDVRDAARALAVRLAAGPRESFAAAKALLRASEDATLSDHLDAERDSIARLAVSADGIEGVNAFVAKRSPEFGRG
- a CDS encoding uracil-DNA glycosylase, which encodes MTDRHLPPTPLTELLDPGWARALAPVEDQIHAMGDFLRAENAAGRAYLPAADRVLRAFTQSFDDVRVLIVGQDPYPTPGHPVGLSFAVDGDVRPLPRSLVNIYREYADDLGIAAPEHGDLGAWSRAGVLLLNRVLTVAPGKPASHRRRGWEQVTQRAIEALVERDSPMVAILWGREAQSLIPTLGTTPVIASPHPSPLSASRGFFGSRPFSRANEELRRLGVEPVDWRLPAAPLQV